A DNA window from Argiope bruennichi chromosome X2, qqArgBrue1.1, whole genome shotgun sequence contains the following coding sequences:
- the LOC129960331 gene encoding uncharacterized protein LOC129960331, with translation MYRQILIESDQCDLLRILWKTNFDDEPTTYKLKTVTYGTSCAPFLVLRTLKQLAIDENSRFPLTSEILLHDTYMDDIVSGSSTLEGAKELQHQLIEVMQSVGLKLHKWHNNFENESRPSEDSYKFDKEEGTKALGVLWNSQEDCFALRVDVNPKQLYTKREVLSTIARIFGPLGLLNPVIAKAKMIMQELCRINIDWNDVQPESEYREWHRFLIALKALNEILINRRVVFDQPTSVELHGFADASERCYGAVMYCKSSDAQGNTMIKLVASKSRVAPIKSL, from the coding sequence atgtatcgGCAAATACTCATCGAATCAGATCAATGCGATCTTCTGAGAATTCtatggaaaacaaattttgacgATGAGCCTACCACGTATAAGTTGAAAACTGTAACTTATGGGACGTCTTGCGCTCCCTTTCTTGTCTTAAGAACTCTTAAACAATTGGCCATAGATGAGAATTCCAGATTTCCCTTGACGTCTGAAATTCTACTACATGACACTTACATGGATGACATAGTCAGTGGCTCTTCAACGCTAGAGGGTGCCAAGGAGTTACAGCATCAACTTATTGAAGTTATGCAGTCAGTGGGACTGAAATTACATAAGTGGCATAACAATTTTGAGAATGAATCAAGGCCATCAGAAGAtagttataaatttgataaagagGAGGGAACAAAAGCATTGGGAGTTCTATGGAACTCTCAGGAAGATTGTTTTGCTCTTCGAGTAGATGTCAATCCGAAACAGTTGTATACTAAAAGGGAAGTATTGTCAACTATTGCCCGAATATTTGGCCCACTTGGCCTTCTGAATCCGGTAATAGCTAAAGCCAAAATGATCATGCAAGAACTATGTCGTATAAACATTGATTGGAATGATGTTCAGCCTGAATCAGAATATCGAGAATGGCATCGTTTTTTAATTGCTCTCAAAGCCTTAAATGAAATTCTCATTAACAGACGAGTAGTCTTTGACCAGCCAACGAGTGTAGAGCTTCATGGCTTTGCAGACGCTTCAGAACGCTGCTATGGTGCAGTGATGTACTGCAAATCAAGTGATGCACAAGGAAATACTATGATTAAATTAGTTGCTAGTAAATCCAGAGTAGCACCAATTAAAAGCTTGTAG
- the LOC129960329 gene encoding uncharacterized protein LOC129960329, with protein sequence MLVVNKITDVTPNKVINVNMEVLGLPSLADPSFNIPGKIDLLLGAEVFYELLRPGQFRDLNSSLLLQNTVFGYVASGSVDEVKENKVHCELILDVDLNRAMRKFWEIENVDNEVTKSQEALLCEKHFVKTHRRNEEGRYVLTMPLKEDPSCLGHSKDIAVKRLNSLWNRLSNDSDYLSLYLDFMRDSPCDLTRRKVDETTEPSSSYYIPHHGIFRPEKSTTKLRVVFNASSPTTNGISLNDILMKGEVIEDDITTITGFRRHKFAFTADI encoded by the coding sequence ATGTTAGTGGTCAACAAAATTACTGATGTTACCCCCAACAaggtaattaatgtaaatatggAGGTATTAGGGCTTCCATCCCTGGCTGATCCTAGTTTTAATATCCCAGGAAAGATAGACTTACTTTTAGGAGCTGAAGTATTTTATGAATTGTTGAGACCTGGACAATTCCGTGATTTGAATTCATCATTGTTGTTGCAGAATACAGTTTTTGGTTACGTTGCCAGTGGTAGTGTAGATGAGGTGAAAGAGAACAAAGTTCATTGTGAATTGATTTTAGATGTTGATTTGAATCGTGCTATGAGAAAATTCTGGGAAATTGAAAATGTAGATAATGAGGTCACTAAGAGTCAAGAGGCCTTGTTGTGTGAGAAGCATTTTGTGAAAACCCATAGGAGGAATGAGGAGGGCCGGTATGTACTTACAATGCCTTTGAAAGAGGATCCCTCTTGCTTGGGACATTCAAAGGACATTGCGGTAAAAAGACTTAATTCGTTGTGGAATCGTCTGTCGAATGATTCAGATTACTTGTcgttatatttagattttatgagAGATTCTCCATGTGACCTAACTCGTCGTAAAGTTGATGAGACAACTGAACCATCTTCCTCTTATTATATACCACACCATGGAATCTTTCGTCCAGAAAAGTCGACCACTAAACTTCGTGTAGTTTTTAATGCATCATCTCCTACAACCAACGGTATTAGCTTAAATGACATTCTGATGAAAGGAGAAGTTATTGAGGACGACATCACGACCATTACTGGTTTTCGGCGACACAAATTTGCCTTTACCGccgatatataa